A segment of the Candidatus Aminicenantes bacterium genome:
CACCATCAGGGGCCGCCCGGCCATGGAACCGCTCACGGGAAGGGCGGGCTTGCCGTCGCGGCAGCGGCCACCAAACGAGTCCCTGCGATGGCTTGCGGCTGCCCCGGCACCTTGGCCCAAGAGATCAAGCGTGAGCCCGAAGCCTCAACGGACAAAGCCGTCTCGGGCCGGTCCGAGCTGACCCAGTGGCCGATCCAGCTCCACCTGGTTTCGCCTCTCTCCCCCTACCTTCAGAACGCCGACCTGCTGGTGGCCGCCGACTGCACCGCTTTCTCCCTGGGCAGTTTCCATCAGGATCTGCTCAAGGACAAGAAGCTGGTCATCGCCTGCCCCAAGCTGGACGAAACCGGGAATTACGTTGAGAAACTGGCCGAGATCATCAAGATCAACGCAATCCGCTCGCTGACCGTGGCGATCATGACCGTGCCCTGCTGCGCTGGCCTTTACCGCATGGTCGAGGATGCGATCGAGCTCTCGGGCGCTTCCCTCAAGCCGCGCCGCGTGGTCGTCGGGATCGACGGCAAGATCAGCGGATAATCCTCTACAGTTTCGCCTCCTGGGCTGAGCCATAATAAATCCCGTTGAACAGGAACTTGAAAGTTCCATGCGGCTGGCCGCGGAAAGCGATCTCGGGGCCGAATAGGAAGAGCCGGCCTTTGGCCACAGGGGCTTCGATCGCCTGAATGCCGCGCCAGAGGTAGGCATCGCCCCAGACCCAGCCGCTGCGGAGCGGGTTTTTGTTCTCGAACCAAGCCACCGCTCGCACATTCTTGAGCGCCGCCTCCGGCATCAAGTCAAAGACCGGGCTGTTGTCGAAAAACACATCGACCAGTTCGGGCAGGCCATAGGCCAAAGGATTGGTGTTGTCGACCCTGACCTGGAGGATGGAGCCCGGGACATAGAATTTCTCGCGGGCCGGCGCCGTTTCGCGGCCATCGGCGGCCTTTTCCAGAAGGTGGTTGGCCACCGGCAGGCCGAGGTGATAGGCCAGCGCGGTCGAGCCCGATATGGTGATCACCGTTCCCCCTTCTTCGAGGAATTTCTTGATCTGGGGGATGGTCTTTTCCGCCGTTACCCGGCCGACCATGGCCTGGAATTCGGCCGGAATGTTGGGCGGGGTCGTCGCTCCGAACCCGCCGCGGGCGGCTCCCTCGCGGCCCGGAGCCGTATAGGCCGGAATGCCGCCTTCGACGAAGATCAGGACGTCAAACTTCGCGGCGAGATTCCCCGCATCTAAGACGGGCGCGTAGACGACCTCGAACGAGAATTCGAAGCGCTCCAAAATCCAGCGCATCCAGCCGGAATCCATCGATCCGCCGTAGGTATCCCAGAGGCCGATCCGAACGGGCTTGAGCTTGAGGGCTT
Coding sequences within it:
- a CDS encoding 4Fe-4S dicluster domain-containing protein, which encodes MAKRKIIEIDRDLCNGCGLCTTACAEGALRLDEEGKAVLVRELFCDGMGACLDVCPTDALKIIERDSETYNPQAAYQHVLKTRGQEAAENVHGIGDGGHHEGREHDHDYGHHQGPPGHGTAHGKGGLAVAAAATKRVPAMACGCPGTLAQEIKREPEASTDKAVSGRSELTQWPIQLHLVSPLSPYLQNADLLVAADCTAFSLGSFHQDLLKDKKLVIACPKLDETGNYVEKLAEIIKINAIRSLTVAIMTVPCCAGLYRMVEDAIELSGASLKPRRVVVGIDGKISG